A single region of the Podospora pseudopauciseta strain CBS 411.78 chromosome 1, whole genome shotgun sequence genome encodes:
- the TIF11 gene encoding Translation initiation factor 1A (BUSCO:EOG092652Y6; EggNog:ENOG503P2UG; COG:J), whose translation MPKNKGKGGKNRRRGKNENDNEKRELTFKEDGQEYAQVLKMLGNGRLEAMCFDGVKRLGLIRGKLRKKIWINNGDIILVSLREYQDEKGDVILKYSADEARSLKAYGELPDTAKINETDTFGPGEDGDCGFEFDEDRDSDDEGGAAGASKDIEIDDI comes from the exons ATGCCCAAGAacaagggaaagggaggcaAAAACAGACGTAGAGGAAAGAACGAGAACGA CAATGAGAAGCGCGAACTCACATTCAAGGAGGACGGGCAAGAATACGCCCAGGTCCTGAAGATGTTGGGCAACGGCAGACTCGAGGCTATG TGCTTCGACGGTGTCAAGCGTCTCGGTCTCATCCGCGGCAAGCTCAGGAAAAAGATCTGGATCAACAACGgcgacatcatcctcgtctcgCTCCGCGAGTACCAGGATGAGAAGGGTGACGTTATCCTCAAGTACTCCGCCGACGAGGCTCGTTCTCT CAAGGCCTACGGCGAGCTCCCAGACACCGCCAAGATCAACGAGACCGACACCTTCGGCCccggcgaggatggcgacTGCGGCTTTGAGTTCGACGAGGACCGTgacagcgacgacgagggcGGCGCTGCGGGCGCCAGCAAGGATATCGAGATTGATGACATTTGA
- a CDS encoding hypothetical protein (EggNog:ENOG503NWMY; COG:T; COG:Z; BUSCO:EOG09264U78) — translation MPSILNDDDKETVKRHVPKQTNKIHAVAIARLYVAYPNRSKWTYTGLQGAVVLANDLVGNTYWLKMVDISPGNRGVIWDQEIFDTWSYNQDRVFFHTFELEECLAGLSFVDEKEAKQFLKKMNDREKNASKATLKTPFGGSAQAAPHKHHHGLLGGLFGHRHSSAPTPPESPRAPAASTRDSRSGSVNGYNAPPVLAPARSAFATLDAFDPLWREHFGDDLKAQGLTDDFIQDNQDFIIDFLKEQQASQASQPVSAPPPPPPPVNGSGAGLRAPPPPPPPAGRPEAPSAPPAPPAPRRGAAPPPPPAPRRSANKLDAPAEREPTPPREDTPPLPSRPKFAVPPPIADAGKFARIEPVRSVPAPPAPGPPPPPRPPKTPIEDGEPSHRHAVPPPFAGQRSVPPPPPSRGTVPPAPPSRNAAPVHAPPPPLPPKAPASSAPPLPPMNSRPPPSLPVRSPAPPLPSSNAPPPPPLPASNAPPPPPLPSSHAPPPPPLPSSHAPPPPPLPASSAPPAPPLPPSGGAPPPPPPPPPPPGPGMGGIAPPPPPPPPPAGGIPPPPPPPPPPPNRDSGYSSSVPAAPALSSGDPGRGALLDGIRGAGGIKALKKVDRSQIRDRSGAQVPGNDTGPHGSGLPPAGVGAAAAGGAAGGGMADALALALEKRKNKVSKSDDEDDGDDWD, via the exons ATGCCCTCAATCTTGAATGACGACGACAAGGAGACCGTCAAGCGCCATGTGCCCAAGCAAACCAACAAAATCCACGCCGTTGCCATTGCTCGCCTCTACGTAGCGTATCCCAATCGGTCGAAATGGACATACACGGGGTTACAGGGTGCTGTGGTGCTGGCGAATGACCTGGTCGGCAACACGTActggttgaagatggtggaCATCTCG CCCGGAAACCGAGGTGTCATTTGGGATCAAGAGATATTCGACACATGGAGTTACAACCAAGACCGTGTCTTTTTTCATACGTTTGAGTTGGAAGAGTGTTTGGCGGGGCTGTCCTTTGtggacgagaaggaggccaaacagttcttgaagaagatgaaTGACCGGGAGAAGAACGCGAGCAAGGCCACGCTGAAGACACCGTTTGGAGGCTCGGCGCAAGCTGCCCCGCACAAGCATCACCATGGTCTGCTTGGGGGTCTCTTCGGTCACCGTCACTCGTCCGCTCCCACTCCGCCCGAATCGCCACGTGCCCCTGCCGCTTCGACGCGAGATAGCAGATCCGGGAGCGTCAACGGGTACAATGCGCCGCCTGTTTTGGCACCGGCCCGCTCTGCCTTTGCTACCCTGGACGCCTTCGACCCGCTATGGAGAGAACATTTCGGAGACGATTTGAAGGCACAGGGTCTTACCGACGACTTTATCCAGGACAACCAGGACTTCATCATTGATTTCCTCAAGGAACAGCAGGCAAGCCAGGCCAGTCAACCAGTCTCggcgccccctcccccaccacctccagtCAATGGATCAGGGGCAGGACTGAGggcgcctcctccgccacctcctccggcagGGCGCCCCGAGGCCCCCTCGGCACCACCAGCGCCCCCGGCCCCGAGAAGAGGAGCAgcgccacctcccccgccggcTCCGAGAAGGTCAGCCAATAAACTGGATGCGCCAGCCGAGCGCgagccaacaccaccgcgaGAAGacaccccccctcttccctcccgaCCAAAATTCGCTGTTCCCCCGCCCATCGCGGACGCTGGCAAGTTTGCGCGTATCGAGCCGGTTCGATCTGTGCCGGCACCTCCAGCTCCCGGacccccaccgccgcctcggcCACCAAAGACACCGATCGAAGATGGCGAACCGTCACACCGACATGCCGTCCCTCCACCCTTTGCTGGACAGCGGAgcgttcctcctcctcccccgagtCGCGGCACTGTGCCTCCCGCTCCACCGTCGAGAAATGCGGCACCAGTGCACGCCCCGCCTCCACCTCTGCCTCCCAAGGCCCCGGCTTCGAGCgcgcctcctcttccaccgaTGAACTCTCGACCACCTCCTTCATTGCCGGTTAGAAGCCCAGCTCCCCCTCTGCCATCATCCAacgcacctcctccaccaccgcttcCAGCTTCGAATGcgcccccgcctcctcctctaccTTCCTCACAcgcacctccccctccacccttGCCTTCGTCACacgcaccccctccccctcctcttccggcATCCAGCGCACCCCCggcaccacccctccccccatcgGGCGgtgctcctcccccaccaccacctccccctccccctccaggACCAGGAATGGGCGGTATtgcccccccacctccccctccgcctcctccggcagGAggtatcccccctcctcctcctccgcctcctcccccccccaaccgaGACTCGGGGTACTCGTCCAGCGTGCCCGCCGCACCCGCCCTTTCCTCTGGCGATCCAGGACGTGGCGCCTTGTTGGATGGTATTCGTGGTGCTGGCGGTATTAAGGCACTCAAAAAAGTGGATCGGAGCCAGATTCGGGATCGATCTGGAGCCCAAGTTCCCGGGAATGATACGGGCCCTCATGGGAGTGGTCTTCCGCCTGCGGGAGtcggggctgctgctgctgggggtgCGGCAGGTGGTGGGATGGCTGATGCTTTGGCGCTAGCGTTGGAAAAGAGGAAGAACAAAGTTAGCAAGAGTG atgatgaggatgacggggaTGACTGGGATTAA